In a genomic window of Fusobacterium perfoetens:
- a CDS encoding PTS sugar transporter subunit IIA → MLKKILENKISIVDNVKDWQEAIKIAASPLVADGSIEERYIEAMIENIKKFGTYIVVAPKVAMPHSRPEDGVNKNCLALLKINEGVVFGEETNEEEKVYFIFILGAIDNGSHIETLMKLMDVIDDEEKIDAMTKVSSVKELMELI, encoded by the coding sequence ATGTTGAAAAAAATTCTTGAAAATAAAATTAGCATAGTTGACAACGTTAAAGATTGGCAAGAGGCAATTAAAATAGCAGCCAGTCCTCTAGTAGCAGATGGATCAATAGAGGAAAGATACATAGAGGCAATGATAGAAAATATAAAAAAATTTGGGACATATATAGTTGTTGCCCCAAAAGTAGCGATGCCACATTCTAGACCAGAAGATGGAGTGAATAAAAATTGTTTGGCACTTTTAAAAATAAATGAAGGAGTAGTTTTTGGAGAAGAAACAAACGAAGAGGAAAAAGTATACTTTATTTTTATTCTTGGTGCAATAGATAATGGTTCACACATAGAAACATTGATGAAATTGATGGATGTAATAGATGATGAAGAGAAAATAGATGCTATGACAAAAGTTAGCTCTGTTAAAGAACTTATGGAATTAATTTAA
- a CDS encoding PTS sugar transporter subunit IIB: MIKILTVCGNGIGSSLMCAMKIEEICKEEGIEADVSSSDFNSVSGKGADLIVTVKQLADQLKDYNVAEIRSYTNKKKIKEDVLDRIKELVK; encoded by the coding sequence ATGATAAAAATTTTAACAGTATGTGGAAACGGAATAGGAAGTAGCTTAATGTGTGCTATGAAAATTGAAGAAATTTGTAAAGAAGAGGGAATAGAAGCAGATGTATCTTCTTCTGATTTTAATTCAGTTTCAGGAAAAGGTGCAGACCTTATTGTAACAGTAAAACAACTTGCAGATCAACTAAAAGACTATAATGTAGCAGAAATAAGAAGTTATACTAATAAAAAGAAAATTAAAGAGGATGTTTTAGATAGAATAAAAGAATTAGTAAAATAG
- a CDS encoding PTS ascorbate transporter subunit IIC yields the protein MNLLKIIANDILTSPAFLMGLISLFGLLALKKPFNKLITGTLKPILGYIMLGAGASFIVSNLDPLGKMIEKGFGITGVVPNNEAITSIAQNLLGKETMFILVTGLVINIIIARVTKFKYIFLTGHHSFFMACMFSAVLSTSGLKGGMLVLVGGFLLGAWSAISPSIGQKYTDLVTDDDGIAMGHFGSLGYYLASFIGSKVGNKEDSTEDIVIPEKVNFLRDSTISTAITMVVFYMIAALAAGPEYVTTNLSNGTNYIVFALTSALSFAVGVTIVYNGVRMILSELIPAFQGVSQKLIPNAIPAVDCAVFFTYAPNAVLIGFISSFIGGVIGMIILGSIGAVLIIPGLVPHFFCGATAGIYGNATGGKRGAIIGAFINGLLLAFLPAALLPVLGNIGFQNTTFGDFDFGVLGILIGKVVENFGEIGIFGIIAVLVVILIAPNFIKTNSHVINAKDEY from the coding sequence ATGAATTTATTAAAAATTATTGCTAATGATATTTTAACAAGCCCAGCATTTTTAATGGGACTTATATCTTTATTTGGACTTTTAGCTTTGAAGAAACCTTTCAATAAACTTATAACTGGAACATTAAAACCTATACTAGGTTATATAATGTTGGGGGCTGGAGCAAGTTTTATTGTATCAAATCTTGATCCACTTGGAAAAATGATAGAAAAAGGATTTGGAATAACAGGAGTTGTACCAAATAATGAAGCTATAACTTCAATAGCTCAAAATCTTTTAGGTAAAGAGACAATGTTTATTCTTGTAACAGGATTAGTAATAAATATAATAATTGCAAGAGTAACTAAATTCAAATATATATTCTTAACAGGACATCATAGTTTCTTTATGGCTTGTATGTTTTCAGCTGTTTTATCTACATCAGGATTAAAAGGTGGAATGTTAGTGCTTGTGGGAGGATTTTTACTTGGGGCTTGGTCTGCAATCTCTCCTAGTATAGGTCAAAAATATACAGATTTAGTAACAGATGATGATGGAATTGCTATGGGACATTTCGGATCTTTAGGATATTATTTAGCATCTTTTATTGGATCAAAAGTTGGAAATAAAGAAGATAGTACAGAAGATATAGTTATTCCTGAAAAAGTAAACTTCTTAAGAGATAGTACAATTTCAACAGCTATAACAATGGTAGTATTTTATATGATAGCCGCTCTTGCAGCTGGACCTGAATATGTTACAACAAATCTTTCAAATGGAACTAACTACATTGTTTTTGCTCTTACATCAGCTTTAAGTTTTGCTGTTGGAGTTACAATAGTTTATAATGGAGTTAGAATGATTTTATCAGAACTTATTCCAGCATTCCAAGGTGTATCTCAAAAACTTATTCCTAATGCTATACCAGCAGTTGACTGTGCAGTATTCTTCACATACGCACCAAATGCAGTTCTTATCGGATTTATCTCTTCATTTATCGGTGGAGTAATAGGAATGATAATTCTTGGATCAATAGGAGCAGTTTTAATTATACCAGGACTTGTACCTCATTTCTTCTGTGGAGCAACAGCTGGAATATATGGAAATGCAACAGGAGGAAAAAGAGGAGCTATAATAGGAGCATTTATAAACGGTCTTTTATTAGCATTTTTACCAGCAGCACTTCTTCCAGTTCTTGGAAATATAGGATTCCAAAATACAACGTTCGGAGATTTTGACTTTGGAGTACTTGGAATATTAATAGGTAAAGTAGTTGAAAATTTTGGAGAAATAGGAATATTTGGAATAATCGCAGTTCTTGTTGTAATCCTAATTGCTCCTAACTTTATAAAAACAAACTCTCATGTTATAAATGCTAAGGACGAATATTAA
- a CDS encoding carbohydrate kinase family protein: MKKILCVGHSAYDITYLLPNFPVENRKYKAEDRIMVSGGPAGNASYLLGKYGEAVSYITTLGNDVYGREILNDLNEVGVDTKNIIIRDEIVTPCSIIIANRHNGSRTIINYREEKKIEGVEFKYKTKPEIILFDGHELELAMQAVEKFPEAIKVLDAGTYKEGTRVLGAIVDYLVCSEDFARDYCGLEKIKEEDFAYVLEKLKELNKNTIIVTLGERGSIMEKDGKIKKFKAFKAKAIDTTGAGDIFHGAFVYGLSNNFSIEKNIEFASACASLSVEKLGGRNSIPEIKDVLERIKRG; encoded by the coding sequence ATGAAAAAAATACTTTGTGTGGGACATTCGGCATATGACATAACTTATCTTTTGCCAAATTTTCCAGTAGAAAACAGAAAATATAAAGCTGAAGATAGAATAATGGTAAGTGGTGGACCAGCAGGAAATGCTTCTTATCTTTTAGGAAAATATGGAGAAGCTGTATCATATATTACTACTTTGGGAAATGATGTTTATGGTCGTGAAATATTAAACGACCTTAATGAAGTGGGAGTAGATACAAAAAATATAATTATAAGAGATGAAATTGTAACTCCATGCAGTATTATAATAGCTAATAGACATAATGGTTCAAGAACAATTATCAATTATAGAGAAGAGAAAAAAATAGAAGGTGTGGAGTTTAAGTACAAAACTAAACCAGAAATAATTCTTTTTGATGGACACGAACTTGAACTTGCTATGCAAGCTGTTGAAAAATTTCCTGAAGCAATAAAAGTTCTTGATGCTGGAACATATAAAGAAGGAACTAGAGTTCTTGGAGCAATAGTTGATTATTTAGTATGTTCTGAAGATTTTGCAAGAGATTATTGTGGATTAGAAAAAATAAAAGAAGAAGACTTCGCTTATGTTTTAGAAAAGTTAAAAGAACTTAACAAAAATACAATTATAGTTACTCTAGGTGAAAGAGGTTCTATAATGGAAAAGGACGGAAAAATTAAAAAGTTTAAAGCATTTAAAGCAAAAGCCATTGATACAACAGGAGCTGGAGATATATTTCACGGAGCATTTGTATACGGATTGAGTAATAATTTTTCAATTGAAAAAAATATAGAATTTGCTTCTGCTTGTGCTTCACTTTCTGTAGAAAAACTAGGCGGAAGAAATTCGATTCCTGAGATTAAAGATGTTTTAGAAAGAATAAAAAGAGGTTAA
- a CDS encoding ketose-bisphosphate aldolase, giving the protein MRKYNFKELGLENTREMFKRANENGYSVPAFNFCNMEQLQAILSACVEAESDVILQISASARKYIGKETLPLMIKGAINEIREQGSQISVALNLDHGKEVDMIKDCLDYGFSSVMIDASKYDFEKNIEITKSVVEMAKEYGASVEGEIGVISGTEDEHVSDDSLFTKPQEAVEFIEKTGVDSLAIAIGTAHGAHKFKPGEDPKLRLDILEEIKEEIGSFPIVLHGSSSVPQDFVKRFREFGGEIKDAIGIPDEELRKASKSIVTKINVDTDGRLVFVSSLRENLTKNPKEMDLKKILEYPRDEMKKFYKKKIDSVFKIK; this is encoded by the coding sequence ATGAGAAAATATAATTTTAAAGAATTAGGTTTGGAAAACACAAGAGAAATGTTCAAAAGAGCAAATGAAAATGGATACTCAGTTCCAGCATTTAATTTTTGTAATATGGAACAGCTTCAAGCAATACTTTCAGCTTGTGTAGAAGCAGAAAGTGATGTTATTCTTCAAATTTCGGCAAGTGCTAGAAAATATATAGGAAAAGAAACACTTCCTCTAATGATTAAAGGTGCTATAAATGAAATTAGAGAACAAGGATCACAAATATCAGTAGCTCTTAATCTTGATCACGGAAAAGAAGTTGATATGATAAAAGATTGTCTTGATTATGGATTCTCTTCAGTTATGATAGATGCTTCAAAATATGATTTTGAAAAAAATATTGAAATAACAAAATCAGTAGTAGAGATGGCTAAAGAGTATGGTGCTTCAGTTGAAGGAGAAATTGGAGTAATAAGTGGAACAGAAGATGAACATGTTTCAGATGACAGTCTATTTACAAAACCTCAAGAAGCTGTAGAATTTATAGAAAAAACAGGGGTTGATTCTTTAGCAATAGCAATAGGAACAGCTCATGGAGCTCATAAGTTTAAACCTGGAGAAGATCCGAAACTAAGACTTGACATATTAGAAGAAATAAAAGAAGAGATAGGAAGTTTCCCAATAGTTCTTCATGGTTCTTCATCTGTTCCTCAAGATTTTGTAAAAAGATTTAGAGAATTTGGGGGAGAAATAAAAGATGCTATAGGAATTCCTGATGAAGAATTAAGAAAGGCTTCAAAATCAATTGTTACAAAAATAAATGTAGATACAGATGGAAGACTTGTTTTTGTAAGTAGTCTTAGAGAAAATCTTACTAAAAATCCAAAAGAAATGGATTTAAAAAAGATTTTAGAATACCCTAGAGATGAAATGAAAAAATTTTATAAGAAAAAAATAGATTCTGTTTTTAAAATAAAATAA
- a CDS encoding DUF2023 family protein produces MSIEKRRELDLFIHMIYELDKGVRVLSLLTTSSDNEEVIREKLDSSEYKYMIEHLNNKMINVYFGTANSIKVVESFKKAPLSHLSPEEDFILGVLLGYNTEKQCARYLTRKSA; encoded by the coding sequence ATGAGTATAGAAAAAAGAAGAGAGTTAGATTTGTTTATACATATGATTTATGAATTGGATAAAGGTGTAAGAGTGCTTTCTCTTCTTACTACTTCTTCTGATAACGAAGAAGTTATCAGGGAAAAATTAGATAGCTCTGAATATAAATATATGATAGAACATCTAAATAATAAGATGATAAATGTTTATTTTGGAACTGCTAATTCTATAAAAGTAGTTGAAAGTTTTAAAAAAGCCCCTCTTTCACACCTTTCTCCAGAAGAAGATTTTATTCTTGGAGTTTTACTAGGATATAATACTGAAAAACAATGTGCTAGATACTTAACAAGAAAATCTGCTTAA
- a CDS encoding flavodoxin, producing MKTGIFYGSTTGVTEDVCKKVATLLRADVFEACEIDKANDYDFLIFATSTWGMGDLQDSWLEVIDSLKNKNLSNKKVALIGVGDQCGFSDTFVNGMGTLYDAVVEAGANVVGKTSTEGYDYSDSTAVRDDHFVGLVIDENNQSELTEERIKNWVESVK from the coding sequence ATGAAAACAGGAATATTTTATGGTAGTACAACAGGAGTTACAGAAGATGTTTGTAAAAAGGTAGCAACTCTTTTAAGAGCTGATGTTTTTGAAGCTTGTGAGATTGACAAAGCTAATGACTATGATTTTCTTATCTTTGCCACTTCTACTTGGGGAATGGGAGATTTACAAGACTCTTGGTTAGAAGTTATTGATTCTTTAAAAAATAAAAATCTTTCTAATAAAAAAGTGGCTTTAATCGGTGTTGGAGATCAATGTGGATTTAGTGATACTTTCGTAAATGGAATGGGAACTTTATATGATGCAGTTGTTGAGGCTGGAGCTAATGTTGTAGGAAAAACTTCAACAGAGGGATATGATTATTCAGACTCTACTGCTGTAAGAGATGATCATTTCGTTGGACTTGTAATAGATGAAAATAATCAAAGTGAATTGACTGAAGAAAGAATTAAAAATTGGGTTGAGAGCGTGAAATAA
- the clpB gene encoding ATP-dependent chaperone ClpB, with the protein MNPNIFTENSVLALNEARALAIKYSQPSIKPEILALALLTNKEGLIPRIMEKMNLSTNTIIRELEAEIQKYPKVSGNNEVGLDMATNKVLINAEEEMKKMGDSYISVEHIFICLLEESRFLQRMIDLGKFKEAVKAVRGNQKVDSQNPESKYEVLEKYARDLVELAREGKIDPIIGRDTEIRRTIQIISRRTKNNPILIGEPGVGKTAIAEGIAQRILNGDVPENLKNKKIFSLDMGALIAGAKYRGEFEERLKAVLKEVEESHGNIILFIDEIHTIVGAGKTDGAMDAGNLLKPMLARGEVKVIGATTIDEYRKYIEKDPALERRFQIVMVDEPSVEDTISVLRGLKEKYEVYHGIRISDGAIVSAAVLSDRYISDRFLPDKAIDLIDEAAAMIRTEIDSMPSELDELTRKSMQLEIEREALKKEDDDASKERLVNLEKELAEVNSKKAVLKSQWEVEKEGVDKVKKLKADIDKTKLEIEKAERDYDLNRLAELKYGKLANLEKELKSQQEAIESKFSHSLLKLEVTDEEIADIVSKWTGIPVNKLVESEKEKILNLEKSLNERVIGQEEAVKLVADTILRARAGLKDSRRPIGSFVFLGPTGVGKTYLAKSLAYNLFDDEDNIIRIDMSEYMDKFSVTRLIGAPPGYVGYEEGGQLTEAVRRKPYSVILFDEIEKAHPDVFNTFLQILDDGRLTDGQGRVVDFKNTLIIMTSNIGSSLILEDPSLSDSTKEAVMKIMKQSFKPEFLNRIDDIIIFKSLGLESIKNIVKALLKDTVEKLKDRHIGLEFSDNVVEYLAKNAYEPQYGARPLKRFIQKEVETELAKKILSNEVKEKSDVLVDIENDNIVFKVR; encoded by the coding sequence ATGAACCCAAATATTTTTACAGAAAATTCAGTTTTGGCTCTAAATGAAGCTAGAGCGTTGGCTATAAAATATAGTCAACCAAGTATTAAGCCAGAGATTTTGGCTTTAGCACTTCTTACAAATAAAGAAGGGCTTATTCCTAGAATAATGGAAAAAATGAATCTTAGCACTAACACAATAATAAGAGAACTAGAGGCAGAGATCCAAAAATATCCAAAAGTTTCAGGAAATAACGAAGTAGGACTTGATATGGCAACTAATAAGGTGCTTATTAATGCCGAAGAGGAAATGAAAAAAATGGGAGACTCTTATATAAGTGTTGAACATATTTTTATTTGCTTATTAGAAGAAAGTAGATTTTTACAAAGAATGATTGATTTAGGAAAATTCAAAGAGGCTGTAAAAGCTGTAAGAGGAAATCAAAAGGTTGACTCTCAAAACCCTGAATCAAAATACGAAGTCCTTGAAAAATATGCAAGAGACTTAGTTGAACTTGCTCGTGAAGGAAAAATCGACCCAATAATCGGTAGAGATACTGAGATAAGAAGAACTATCCAAATAATTTCAAGAAGAACAAAGAATAACCCAATTCTTATCGGTGAACCCGGTGTTGGTAAAACTGCAATAGCAGAGGGGATTGCTCAAAGAATATTAAATGGAGACGTTCCAGAAAACTTGAAAAATAAAAAGATATTCTCTCTTGATATGGGAGCTTTGATTGCTGGTGCAAAATATAGAGGAGAATTTGAAGAAAGATTAAAAGCTGTATTAAAAGAAGTAGAAGAATCTCACGGAAATATAATATTATTTATTGACGAAATCCATACAATAGTTGGTGCTGGTAAAACTGACGGTGCTATGGACGCAGGTAACTTGTTAAAACCAATGCTTGCAAGAGGAGAAGTAAAAGTTATCGGTGCTACAACAATAGATGAATATAGAAAATATATTGAAAAAGATCCGGCTCTTGAAAGAAGATTCCAAATTGTAATGGTTGATGAACCAAGTGTTGAAGATACAATCTCTGTACTAAGAGGTTTAAAAGAAAAATATGAAGTTTATCACGGAATAAGAATCAGCGACGGTGCTATTGTATCAGCTGCTGTCCTAAGTGATAGATATATCTCTGATAGATTTTTACCAGATAAGGCTATTGACTTGATTGACGAAGCTGCAGCAATGATAAGAACTGAGATTGACTCTATGCCAAGTGAACTTGATGAACTTACAAGAAAATCAATGCAACTTGAAATAGAAAGAGAGGCTTTGAAAAAAGAGGACGACGACGCATCTAAAGAAAGACTTGTTAACCTTGAAAAAGAATTGGCTGAGGTAAACTCTAAAAAAGCTGTTTTAAAATCTCAATGGGAAGTTGAAAAAGAGGGTGTTGATAAGGTTAAAAAACTTAAAGCTGATATTGATAAAACAAAACTAGAAATAGAAAAAGCTGAAAGAGACTATGACCTTAATAGACTTGCTGAATTAAAATATGGTAAACTTGCTAACCTTGAAAAAGAATTAAAATCACAACAGGAAGCTATTGAAAGTAAATTTAGCCACTCTTTATTAAAACTTGAAGTAACTGATGAAGAGATAGCTGATATAGTTTCTAAATGGACAGGAATCCCTGTTAATAAATTAGTTGAAAGTGAAAAAGAAAAAATACTTAATCTTGAAAAATCTCTAAATGAAAGAGTAATTGGACAAGAGGAAGCTGTAAAACTTGTAGCTGATACTATCTTAAGAGCAAGAGCAGGATTAAAAGATAGCAGAAGACCAATTGGTTCTTTTGTATTCTTAGGTCCAACAGGTGTAGGTAAAACATACTTAGCTAAATCTCTAGCTTATAATTTATTTGATGATGAAGATAATATTATAAGAATTGATATGAGTGAGTATATGGATAAATTCTCAGTAACAAGACTTATCGGTGCACCTCCGGGATATGTTGGATATGAAGAAGGTGGACAACTTACAGAAGCTGTTAGAAGAAAACCTTATTCAGTAATTTTGTTTGACGAGATAGAGAAAGCTCACCCAGATGTATTTAATACATTCTTACAAATCCTTGATGACGGAAGACTTACTGACGGACAAGGTAGGGTAGTTGACTTTAAAAATACTTTAATAATTATGACTTCAAATATAGGAAGTAGCTTAATACTAGAAGACCCAAGCTTATCAGATTCTACAAAAGAAGCTGTTATGAAGATAATGAAACAATCATTTAAACCTGAGTTTTTAAACAGAATTGATGATATTATAATCTTCAAGAGCCTTGGACTTGAATCAATTAAAAATATCGTAAAAGCATTACTAAAAGATACAGTAGAAAAATTAAAAGACAGACATATTGGTCTTGAATTTTCTGACAATGTGGTAGAATACTTAGCTAAAAATGCTTACGAGCCACAATATGGTGCTAGACCACTTAAGAGATTTATTCAAAAAGAGGTTGAAACAGAACTTGCTAAGAAAATCTTATCAAATGAAGTTAAAGAAAAAAGTGATGTTTTGGTAGATATTGAAAATGATAATATAGTATTTAAAGTAAGATAA
- a CDS encoding queuosine precursor transporter, whose protein sequence is MKNELLWALMLLLNFLSITFVYKKFGKVGLYSWIPISTILANIQVVILVNLFGLNATLGNILYAGGFLVTDILAENYGRKAAQKAVYLGFFSLIVTSAIMKVAVLFTPMEEGVLMFESVKSIFDFMPRLMVASLVAYLISQTHDIWAYEFWRKKYSETKHIWIRNNASTMISQLLDNLVFTFIAFYGVYSFDILKDIFISTYILKFLVAVSDTPFVYIANYLKKKDLIEEDM, encoded by the coding sequence ATGAAAAACGAATTACTTTGGGCTTTAATGTTACTTTTAAACTTTTTAAGTATCACATTTGTTTATAAAAAATTTGGTAAGGTGGGGCTTTATTCTTGGATACCTATCTCCACTATTCTTGCAAATATTCAGGTTGTAATATTAGTAAATCTTTTTGGTTTAAATGCAACTTTAGGAAATATTTTGTATGCTGGAGGATTTTTAGTAACAGATATTTTGGCTGAAAACTATGGTAGAAAAGCTGCACAAAAAGCTGTTTATCTTGGATTTTTCTCTTTGATAGTAACATCTGCTATAATGAAAGTGGCTGTACTATTTACACCAATGGAAGAGGGAGTATTAATGTTTGAAAGTGTAAAAAGTATATTTGACTTTATGCCAAGACTTATGGTTGCATCTTTAGTAGCTTATCTTATATCACAAACTCACGACATTTGGGCTTATGAGTTCTGGAGAAAGAAATATTCTGAGACAAAACATATCTGGATAAGAAATAATGCTAGTACAATGATTAGCCAACTTTTAGATAATTTAGTTTTTACTTTTATAGCTTTTTATGGGGTTTACTCTTTTGATATTCTAAAAGATATTTTCATTTCAACTTATATTTTAAAATTTTTGGTAGCTGTATCTGATACGCCATTTGTATATATAGCTAACTATCTAAAGAAAAAAGATTTAATAGAAGAAGATATGTAA
- a CDS encoding radical SAM protein: MGIRYNKIIDKHQREIVLLKSLPCRYGKCSFCNYIEDNSTDIDEIDRVNLEVLKNITGEFGSLEVINSGSVFEITPNTLAEIKRIVMEKNIKVLYFEIYYGYINLLDKIRDYFKGVEVRFRMGLETFDNDFRINCYNKNFHLEEKDYLMLGERLYSVCLLICTKGQTREMITRDIELGLKYFKNITINIFIDNGTVVKRDNELVKWFVGKYSYLTEDDRVELLSDNKDLGVFEQ; encoded by the coding sequence ATGGGAATACGTTATAACAAAATCATTGATAAACATCAAAGGGAGATTGTTCTTTTAAAAAGTCTACCTTGTAGATATGGGAAATGCAGTTTCTGTAACTATATCGAGGATAATTCAACAGATATTGATGAGATTGATAGAGTTAATCTTGAAGTTTTAAAAAATATAACTGGGGAATTTGGAAGTTTGGAGGTTATAAACTCTGGGTCTGTATTTGAAATCACACCTAATACTTTAGCTGAAATTAAAAGAATAGTTATGGAGAAAAATATAAAAGTCTTGTATTTTGAAATCTACTATGGTTATATTAATCTTCTGGATAAGATAAGAGATTATTTTAAAGGTGTAGAGGTTAGATTTAGAATGGGACTTGAGACTTTTGATAATGATTTTAGAATTAACTGTTATAATAAAAATTTCCATTTAGAAGAAAAAGATTATCTTATGTTAGGGGAGCGTCTTTATTCTGTGTGTCTTTTGATTTGTACAAAGGGGCAAACTCGTGAGATGATTACAAGGGATATTGAGCTTGGACTTAAATATTTTAAAAATATTACTATAAATATTTTTATAGATAATGGAACTGTTGTGAAAAGAGATAACGAATTAGTAAAATGGTTTGTTGGTAAATATTCTTATCTTACAGAAGACGACAGGGTAGAACTTTTGAGTGATAACAAGGATTTAGGAGTTTTTGAACAATAA